One region of Strongyloides ratti genome assembly S_ratti_ED321, chromosome : X genomic DNA includes:
- a CDS encoding Prolyl endopeptidase: protein MLYNFIHYYFIILLLFIPSVHLKLTSLQPTEEPYEENEIEYRAEKSESEKAGRKDKKIYKKMGHYDLVVVQHYYHYDVNQYRNISGHADYDVKHSPYKPKGRGGRIYYSIHHHYYYWLVDCKPPHNCRPPWCKPPPCKPRPPCEAPPPPTCEPCPPPVTCEPQEPTTDIFTETPTTTLKKKPTTTPTKKTPKPTTKGTKPTTKKTKPPTKKTTTMPITIPTTTPTTTMPTTPTTKPTTKPTTKKTKPTTKKTKPPTKKTTTMPITIPTTTPTTPVLTTTPMPTTTPTKKTPKPTTKRTTPKPTTKRTKPTTKKPTTTPTQKPTTKITTPTTTTTAFNNCEDMRDFYYGRYETTILVNVTKYPSAERCEDCYKEMFGHDIYNRYSYFENLTDERTVKFIDEVNGMSKSYLKKSTIRNYLKQKLTTFSTYDKYESYKKYGSYYYHTIQTGLKSHPVLKRSTEYDGKGETFFDVNKMDKSGRTRLVDYTFTSDGKYMAYLLSVDRKYFTTIKFKDDTGADLEDVLENVIVSKMSFAYDGYGFFYSAFATKDGEIISDMGVESVYHSLFYHKMGTSQKEDVLVASYTDEKNIFVNGEVSADGRYLFVYYFSGIGNSKNMVYYYALDSIKKDQIKGKLNLKKLFTDFDAFYSIVDSDKTSIDVFTTKYSSTGHVIRVKFSEVSKGPSKWKKIIKSKSDMVLQDVKVAGKKYYIAKYLNHFTNVFYIVEKDTGKHITELSTEKGKAMFTFSSVDTNRFFIKISSLRLPQVIYTGDLSELEKKKDVTLTKFAHAKIKGIKESSFVTNTLYYTSKDGTEVPMLVYYKKDISVSRKNPLILEAFGSYGIDSLPEYDPAALLFANHFHGILAIAAVRGGGEYGESWHEAGKLYKKDNTFDDFISATEFLIRLNYTRPSKLAIRGIREGGLITAVASRRRPELFGSVVTQIGLLDMLSDDAFTNTPSWKSEFGDISKNKDFDYLLSYSPLQNIHMPKRPIQWPCTLFTGELVNNKELATQTLKYVANLYHHMKSGIKYQRNPVFVRITKDRGFHKNIDIEQKVEEVVDTFAFIKETLNIKWRY from the exons ATGCTTTACAACtttattcattattattttattattttattactatttataCCTTCTGTGCATCTGAAGTTAACATCATTACAACCAACAGAAGAACCTTATGAAGAAAATGAAATAGAATATAGAGCTGAAAAATCAGAAAGTGAAAAGGCAGGAAGGaaggataaaaaaatttataaaaagatggGTCACTATGATTTAGTTGTCGTACaacattattatcattatgaTGTTAATCAGTATCGTAATATTAGTGGCCATGCTGATTATGATGTGAAACATAGTCCTTACAAACCAAAAGGTCGTGGTGGTCGTATTTATTACAGTATTcatcatcattattattattggtTAGTAGATTGCAAACCTCCACATAATTGTAGACCACCATGGTGTAAGCCTCCACCATGTAAACCTCGCCCACCATGTGAAGCTCCACCACCTCCAACATGTGAACCATGCCCACCTCCAGTAACCTGTGAACCACAAGAACCAACTACAGATATATTCACAGAAACACCAACAACAACACTAAAGAAAAAACCAACAACAACACCAACAAAAAAAACACCAAAACCAACAACTAAAGGAACAAAACCAACAACCAAAAAAACAAAACCACCAACCaaaaaaacaacaacaaTGCCAATAACAATACCAACAACAACACCAACAACAACAATGCCAACAACACCAACAACTAAACCAACTACTAAACCAACAACGAAAAAAACAAAaccaacaacaaaaaaaacaaaaccACCAACCAAAAAAACAACTACAATGCCAATAACAATACCAACAACAACACCAACAACACCAGTACTAACAACAACACCAATGCCAACAACAACCCCAACAAAAAAAACACCAAAACCAACAACTAAACGTACAACACCAAAACCAACGACTAAACGAACTAAACCAACAACGAAAAAACCAACTACAACACCAACTCAAAAACCAACAACTAAAATAACAACACCAACAACAACGACAACagcttttaataattgtgaAGATATGAGAGACTTCTATTATGGTAGATATGAAACTACAATTTTAGTTAATGTTACAAAATATCCTTCAGCTGAAAGATGTGAAGATTGTTATAAAGAAATGTTTGGACATGACATTTATAACAGATATAGTTACTTTGAAAATCTAACTGATGAAAGAACAGTCAAATTTATTGATGAAGTTAATGGAATGTCAAAATCATATTTGAAAAAGAGTACAATTAGAAATTAtcttaaacaaaaattaacaaCATTTTCAACATATGACAAATATGAATCATACAAAAAATATGGTAGTTATTACTATCACACAATTCAAACTGGATTAAAATCTCATCc agTTTTAAAAAGAAGTACTGAATATGATGGTAAAGGAGAAACATTCTTTGATGTAAATAAAATGGATAAATCTGGAAGAACAAGACTAGTCGATTATACATTTACATCAGATGGTAAATATATGGCTTATTTACTTTCAGTagatagaaaatattttactactattaaatttaaagatgATACTGGTGCAGATTTAGAAGATGTCTTAGAAAATGTTATTGTATCAAAAATGTCATTTGCTTATGATGGATATGGATTCTTCTACTCAGCATTTGCTACTAAAGATGGAGAAATTATCTCTGATATGGGTGTTGAAAGTGTTTATCATTCAttgttttatcataaaatggGTACATCACAAAAAGAAGATGTATTGGTTGCTAGTTATAcagatgaaaaaaatatatttgttaatggAGAAGTTTCAGCTGATGGCAGGTATTTGTTTGTTTATTACTTTAGTGGAATAGGTAACAGTAAGAACATGGTATATTATTATGCATTagattcaattaaaaaagatcAAATTAAAGGAAAActtaatttgaaaaaattatttactgaTTTTGATGCATTTTACAGCATTGTTGATTCTGATAAAACCAGTATTGATGTTTTTACAACAAAATATAGTTCAACAGGACATGTTATAAGAGTTAAATTTTCTGAAGTTAGTAAAGGACCTAgtaaatggaaaaaaattattaaatcaaaatcAGATATGGTACTTCAGGATGTTAAGGTAGCAGGTAAAAAGTATTACATTGCTAAATACTTAAATCACTTTActaatgttttttatattgttgaAAAAGATACTGGTAAACATATTACTGAACTTAGTACAGAAAAAGGTAAAGCTATGTTTACCTTTAGTAGTGTAGACACTAATAGGttcttcattaaaatttctagTTTAAGGTTACCACAAGTTATTTATACTGGTGACTTATCAGAAttggaaaagaaaaaagatgtTACTTTAACTAAATTTGCACATGCAAAAATTAAAGGTATAAAAGAAAGTTCATTTGTTACAAATACATTGTATTACACCAGTAAAGATGGAACTGAAGTTCCAATGTTGgtttactataaaaaagatatttcaGTTAGCCGTAAAAATCCTCTAATTCTTGAAGCATTTGGTAGTTATGGTATTGATAGTCTTCCAGAATATGATCCAGCAGCATTATTGTTTGCAAATCATTTCCATGGAATACTTGCTATTGCTGCCGTTAGAGGAGGAGGTGAATATGGAGAAAGTTGGCATGAAGCAGgtaaactttataaaaaagataatactTTTGATGACTTTATTTCTGCAActgaatttttaattagatTAAATTACACTAGACCATCAAAATTAGCTATTCGTGGTATAAGAGAAGGTGGACTTATAACAGCTGTTGCATCAAGAAGAAGACCAGAATTGTTTGGTTCAGTTGTTACACAAATTGGTTTATTAGATATGTTAAGTGATGATGCTTTCACCAATACACCATCCTGGAAATCAGAATTTGGTGATATAAGCAAGAATAAAGACTTTGACTATTTACTTAGTTATTCCCCATTACAAAATATACATATGCCAAAAAGACCTATTCAATGGCCATGTACTTTATTTACAGGAGAATTAGTAAATAACAAAGAACTTGCAACTCAAACACTAAAATATGTTGCTAATTTGTATCACCATATGAAATCAGGTATTAAATATCAAAGAAATCCTGTATTTGTTAGAATAACTAAGGATAGAGGTTtccataaaaatatagatattGAACAAAAAGTTGAAGAAGTTGTTGACACATTTGCTTTCATAAAAGAAAcactaaatataaaatggagatattaa
- a CDS encoding Transcription elongation factor SPT4, giving the protein MMDNELVYDIDIIPKKNKNSRACLLCGLVKSVDSFMMNGCDNCEDYLMLKGDEDRIRSCTSVNHNGTMFIMNPLNSFLCKYYNFEKSIPGQYAISVCGTLPDNIIRELRRFGIKYTPHFRDNANM; this is encoded by the exons ATGATGGATAATGAATTAGTCTATGATATTGATATAATTcctaaaaagaataaaaatagtagAGCTTGTTTATTATGTGGATTGGTAAAATCAGTTGATTCATTTATGATGAATGGTTGTGATAATTGTGAAGACTACCTAATGCTGAAGGGTGATGAAGATCGCATTCGATCTTGTACCAGTGTGAACCATAATGGAACAATGTTTATCATGAATCCCTTAAATTCTTTtctttgtaaatattat aattttgaaaaatcaaTACCTGGACAATATGCTATATCAGTTTGTGGTACATTACCTGATAACATTATACGTGAATTAAGAAGATTTGGTATAAAGTACACACCACATTTTAGAGACAACGCtaatatgtaa